From Kitasatospora sp. MAP12-44:
CCGGCGAGGATCGACGGGTTCAGACGACATTGAGGGGGTTGGCCTTGCGTCAGATTCCACGCGTTCAAGAACGGCACTGTCACAAAGAACTGAGCGCTCGCTGGGAATTCCCAGTAAGTGCCCAAGGATGGAACACCCGCACTCTCTCCCTCGTTGGCATAGCGTGAGCACGACACAGCCCCTCGTCCTCGCGGCCGAACTGGCCGCCGCCTGGAGTGACATCCAGGCCTACCACCACGACCTGCCCGACCTCGCCTCGCCCGAGGCGCTGATCGGCGAGTCGTCCTCGGCCTGCGGCACCCAGCTCGGCTTCGAGCGGCTGCTGCACGAGGCCGCCCACGGTCTGGCCGCCGCCCGCGACATCCGGGACACCTCCCGGGCCGGGCGCTACCACAACCGCCGATTCCTACTGCTGGCCTCCGAGCTCGGCCTGGCGCACCCGGTGGAACCGCACGCCAGCAGCGGCTTCTCGCAGGTGACCATGCTCGCCGAGACCCAGGAGCGCTACGCCGCGACCATCGAGCGCCTGGAGCTCGCCCTGGGAGCCCACCAGCAGGCCGTGACCGGGGATGGCGGCGTGCTGCGCGCCTTCCGCGGACCGGCCGGCCGGCACGGTTCCTCGGGCGGCGGCGTCCGGGTCAAGGCCGTCTGCGGCTGCGGCCGCAACGTCCGGGTCGTGCCGTCGGTGCTCGCACAGGCCTCGATCGTGTGCGGCGCCTGCATGCAGCCGTTCAAGATCACCTGATGGCGCACTCCCTGGCCGGGGCACTGCCCCGGTCGGGGAAGACGCGCGTCGTGTGGCACAATCGATAGCTGATACCCGGCAGCCGAGCAGGACCCCTCTCTCCTACGGCTGGCGTGTCATTCGAACGGCTGACCCCGCAACCCCACGCGGGAGCGCGGCCGCTCACCCACGTCAACTCCAGGAGAACCCACTCCCGTGGCAGTCAAGATCAAGCTCAAGCGTCTCGGTAAGATCCGCGCTCCTCACTACCGCATCGTCATCGCCGACTCGCGCACCAAGCGCGACGGCCGTGCGATCGAGGAGATCGGCATCTACCAGCCGACGTACAACCCCTCGAAGATCGAGGTCGACACCGACCGCGCCCAGTACTGGCTGTCCGTCGGCGCCCAGCCGACCGAGCCCGTGCTCGCGATCCTCAAGCTGACCGGTGACTGGCAGAAGTTCAAGGGCCTGCCCGCCCCGGCGCCGCTGCTCGTCGCCGAGCCCAAGGTCGAGGACTTCTCGCACCTCTTCGCGAAGGCCGTTGCGGGCTTCGAGGACAGCACCACCGGTGTTGCCATCACCCCGAAGGCCAAGAAGTCGGACAAGGTCGAGGCTGACGCCGAGACCACCGAGGCCTGATCGTGATCGAGGACGCCCTGGACCATCTGGTGAAGGGCATCGTCGAGCACCCCGACGAGGTGCAGGTGCGCTCGCGCAACCTGCGCCGGGGTAACACGATCGAGGTTCGGGTCCACCCCGATGACCTCGGCAAGGTGATCGGTCGGGGCGGCCGGACCGCGCGCGCTCTGCGCACTGTGGTCGGTGCCCTCGGCGGACGCAACGTCCGCGTCGACCTGGTCGATGCGGACAGCATCCGCTGACGATCGCCATCGTCTGCTCAGGACCGGCCGGGACGCGTTCACCGCGTCCCGGCCGGTCCTTTTTTCCCGCTTAACGCCTCGAAGTTCCACTAGAAGTCCTAGAAGTCCTAGAAGTTCAGGAGTGCTCACCGTGCAGCTCGTCGTCGGCCGGATCGGCCGTGCCCACGGGATCAAGGGGGACGTCAGCGTCGAGGTCCGGACGGACGAGCCGGAGCTCCGGCTCGGCCCGGGTGCGGTGCTGCTCACCGACCCCGCCTCCGCCGGCCCGCTGACCGTCGAGTCGGGCAAGGTGCACAGCGGACGGCTGCTGCTGCGCTTCGTCGGGGTCGCGGACCGCAACGCCGCCGAGGCGCTGCGCAACACGATGCTGATCGCCGAGGTCGACCCGGAGGAGATGCCGGAGGACCCGGAGGAGTACTACGACCACCAGCTGATCGGCCTGGACGTCCTGCTGCTGGACGGCACGCCGATCGGCGAGCTGACCGAGGTCGTCCACCTGCCCTACCAGGACCTGCTCACGGTGGAGCGGCCGGACGGCACCGAGGTGCTGATCCCGTTCGTCTCGCGGATCGTGCCGACCGTCGACCTGGAGAACCAGCGGGTCCTCATCGACCCGCCCGGCGGCCTGATCGACCCCGAGAACGCCGAGGATGCCGGGGACGCCGGGAGCTCGGAGTGACCGAGCAGCACGGCATGCGGATCGACGTCGTCAGCATCTTCCCCGAGTACCTGGAACCGCTGAACGTCTCGCTGGTCGGCAAGGCGCGCGCCCGCGGCCAGCTCGACGTGCGCCTGCACGACCTGCGCGGCTGGACCACCGACGTGCACCGCACGGTGGACGACACCCCGTACGGCGGCGGGCCCGGCATGGTGATGAAGCCGGAGCCGTGGGGCGCCGCGCTGGACGCCGTGCTGGCCGACGGACCGGCCGGGCTCGTCCCGACCCTGGTGGTGCCCACCCCCAGCGGTGTGCCGTTCACCCAGGAGCTGGCCCAGGAGCTGGCCGGCCGCCCCTGGCTGGCCTTCGCGCCGGCCCGCTACGAGGGCATCGACCGGCGGGTGATCGAGGAGGCCGCCACCCGGATGCCGGTGGTCGAGACCTCGATCGGCGACTACGTACTGGCCGGCGGCGAGGTCGCGGTGCTGGTGATGGTCGAGGCGATCGCCCGGCTGCTGCCCGGCGTCCTCGGCAACGCCGAGTCGCACCGGGACGACTCGTTCGCCCCCGGCGCGATGGCCGATCTGCTGGAGGGCCCGGTCTACACCAAGCCCGCCGAGTGGCGCGGCCGGGAGGTGCCCGAGGTGCTGCTCAGCGGCAACCACGGGAAGATCGCCCGCTGGCGCCGCGAGCAGGCCTTCGCCCGCACCCTGGCCAACCGCCCCGACCTGGTGGCGCGCTGGAGCAACGGCGACTTCGACAAGAAGGACCGCGAGGCGCTCAGCATCCTCGGCCTGCTGTGGGATGCGGACCTGGGCCGATTTCGGCCTGCGGTCGATGCTGTGGAAGAATAGGCCGCTGCTGTCTGTCGCTGGGCTCCCGCAGGGGATCCAGTGGTCCGGTGCCCCCGCCACGGGGGGTCCACCGCCAGCCGATGCGACCCGCAGCTCACCCCATTGACACCAATGTCCGCAGGCGGCCCGTGGCGCCTGCGATGGAGAGCATCATGAGCAACAAGCTCGCTGCTGTCGACGCGGCCTCGCTGCGTTCCGACATCCCGGCCTTCCGCGCCGGTGACACCCTGAAGGTTCACGTCCGGGTCATCGAGGGCAGCCGCTCCCGTGTCCAGGTCTTCCAGGGCGTTGTGATCCGCCGCCACGGCTCCGGCATCGGTGAGACCTTCACCGTCCGCAAGGTCAGCTTCAACGTCGGCGTGGAGCGTACCTTCCCGGTGCACACCCCGATCGTTGAGAAGATCGAGGTCGTCACCCGCGGTGACGTGCGTCGCGCCAAGCTCTACTACCTGCGTGACCTGCGCGGCAAGGCCGCGAAGATCAAGGAGAAGCGCGACCGCTGATCCTTCGCCCCCGGCTTCGGCAGGGGGTACGGGACGCTCAGCAGGGGCGGCTAAGCTCACCCCGATGAGCACGCATGAACCGATCGCGGACCGCGACGGCAGTCCAGCACCCGAGGGTGCGGGGACGCCGTCGCGGTCCGCGGCTGTTTCTGCGGAGGAAGCCGAGTCCGCGCAGGAGCGCGGCTGGCGGGTGCGGGACCTGCTCGCCATCGGCGGCGCCTGCCTGCTGATCCTGCTGCTGGTCAACGCGTTCGTGGCTCAGCCCTTCGTCGTCCCCTCGGCCTCGATGGAGAACGTCCTGCGGCCGGGTGACCGGCTGGTGGTGAACAAGCTGGCCTATGACTTCGGCGGCCGGGTCCAGCGCGGCGACGTCGTGGTCTTCGACGGCACCGGCTCCTTCGTACCGGAGGACGGCGAGCCCACCGGAACCTGGCCCGACCTGCACAAGTTCGGCGCCGCACTGGGCCTGGCGCCCTCGGACGGCTCGATCTTCGTGAAGCGGGTGATCGCCGTCGGCGGGGACCGGGTGACGTACCACGTGGGCGACCAGCGGCTCACCGTCAACGGAGTGCCGCTCGCCGAGTCGGACTACCTCTTCCCCGGCGACGCGCCCTCCGCCGTGGGCTTCGACATCGTGGTGCCGCCCGGTGAGCTCTGGATGATGGGCGACCACCGCAGCGACTCCAGCGACTCCCGCGACCACCTGGGAGACCCGGGTGGCGGGTTCGTACCCGAGGACAAGGTGATCGGGCGGGCGGACTGGGTGGTCTTCCCGGTCGGCCGCTGGACCCACCTGAAGCGTCCGGCCGGCTTCGCCGCCGTCTCCGCAGGGGGGAACGGTGGCCATGGGAACCCGGGGTAGGGGCTCCGAGGAGCTGCTGGAGAAGCCCGCCGGTGAGCGCGGGCGCGAGCGCGGGCGCGCCCAGCGGCGCAGAACGGCGCGCCGCGCCTCGCGCCGGGTCAAGCGCTCCCTGGTCCGCGAGCTCCCGCTGGTCGGCGTGGTCGCCCTGCTGATCGCGCTGGCGCTGAAGACCTTCTTCGTGCAGGTCTTCGTGATCCCGTCCGGCTCGATGGAGCAGACCATCCAGATCGGTGACCGGGTGCTGGTGGACAAGCTGACGCCCTGGTTCGGCAGCCGACCCCAGCGCGGCGACGTGGTGGTGTTCAAGGACCCGGGCGGCTGGCTGGCGAACGAGCCCGTGCCGAGCAGCGGCGGGCCCCTCGGCCGGGGCATCCAACAGGCCTTCAGCTACGTCGGGTTGCTGCCCTCCAATGGTGAACAGGACCTGATCAAGCGGGTGATCGGGGTGGCCGGCGACTCGGTGGCCTGCTGCGACCGGCAGGGCCGGATCACCGTCAACGGCACGGCGATCGACGAGCCGTACCTCGCGGCGGGCAACCCGCCCTCGCGCATCCCGTTCCAGGTGAAGGTGCCGCCCAACAGCCTCTGGGTGATGGGCGATCACCGGGACGTCTCGGCCGACTCCCGCTACCACATGGGCAATCCGGGCGGCGGCAGCGTGCCGGTGAAGGACGTGGTCGGGCGGGCCTTCCTGATCGGCTGGCCGCTCGGGCGAGTTCAGCAGATCCCGGCCGGTCCGGCGGCCAGGCCGGTCGCCTCGGCCGCCGCCTCCGCCGCGCCGCGGGACGGTCCCGGAGGCGATCCGCAATTCGCGGCGTCCAGGCCGGATCTGTTGGAACCCTCGCTCGTTATGGGGATGTTGGGCGTTCCTCCGGCCATCGCCCGACGGCGGCGCGGGAAGCGTGCCGGCAGCCCCCGGGCTGCCCGGCGGCGGACCGCGCGGGTCTTTCGGGCCCGTCCCCCCGCGGGTTGAACTTCCGGCCCACCGTGTGGGAGAGGCCCTGGTGGGCCGCCCGGAGTGATAGAGAAGTGCAGGAACGCCCGCCGTTGGACGCGGACCGTTCCCCAAGGCTGTGCTGGTGTCAGGCTGCTCTCCCAAGGGCGGGCCTGAGGCGGGTTCATGGTCGTCACAGAGCGTGGTGCCCGCTGTGCGGCACTGGTGAGCGCGGGCGTCGCAGACGCCCGCACAGCAGGGAGGAGATGTCGTGGGGGATCTGGTGATCGGCGCCCGCGCAGGAGCAGGTGAGCCCGAGGGCTCCGGCAACCATGCGGCCCAGTCCACCGAATCCGCAGAGCCTTCGGAGCCCGCAGACGAGTCGGCCGGCGGCCGGGGCGGTCAGGCGGAGGTACCCGAGGAGCCCGTGGAGCGGGAGAAGCCACCGGGCGAGCGCACCAAGCAGCGGTCGTTCTGGAAGGAACTTCCGATCCTGGTCGGCATCGCGCTGGTCCTCGCGCTGGTCATCAAGACCTTCTTCGTCCAGGCGTTCTCGATTCCCTCCGAGTCGATGCAGAACACCCTGCAGGTGGGCGACCGGGTGCTGGTGGACAAGCTGACTCCGTGGTTCGGCTCGACGCCGGACCGCGGCGAGGTCGTCGTCTTCCACGACCCGGGCGGCTGGCTGGCCGACGAGCCCAGCTCGCAGAGCAGCAACACGGTGATCCGGGGCGTCCAGGACGTCCTCAGCTTCATCGGCCTGATGCCCGCGGCCAACGAGAAGGACCTGATCAAGCGGGTGGTCGGGGTGGGCGGCGACACGGTGGAGTGCGACGGCACCGGGCCGCTCAAGGTGAACGGCGTGGCGCTCAACGAGCCGTACGTCTACCCGGGTGCGACGGCGTGCGGGACCAAGCCGTTCGGGCCGATCAAGGTGCCGCCGAACAGCCTCTGGGTGATGGGCGACCACCGGGACGACTCGCTGGACTCGCGCTTCCACATGGACCAGCCGGGTGGCGGCAGCGTGCCGGACAAGGACGTCGTCGGGCGCGCCTTCGTGGTGGCCTGGCCGCTGAACCGCTGGAGCACGCTGCCGATTCCGTCCACCTTCAGCCAGCCCGGCATCTCGACCCAGGCGCAGGGCCTGGTTCCGCCGGTCGCGGTGGCGGCGGGTTCGCTGCCGATCGCCTGGTGGGTGCGGCGCAAGCGGCGGGACTGAGACCGACCGGCCGGTCGGTCTGGGCCGGGACGTTCGCCGCGGGCTTGGTTGCGGCTTCGCTTCGGCTCTTGCGCGGGCCGTGGTACCGACGAGTAATCTGCTCGGACGTGCCACGGCCCGCCGCCGTGTCCGGCCCCTTCATCCCTAGGACGGTCCCGATGAGCAGGCTCGCCGAAGCAACCACCGGACCGGCCGCCGGCTCGCCGAAGCGCTCGCGCTCGGGCGGCGCCGCGGTGCTGCAGGGCGTGGCGCTGGCGCTGGGCCTGGTGCTGCTGGTGGGCGGATTCGCCACCATCGCGCTGGACTACCGGCCGTACAGCGTGCCGACCGGCTCGATGGAGCCGACCATCGGCGCCGGCGACACCGTGCTCGCGCGTGCGGGGGGCGGGTCAGGGGTGCGGCGTGGCGACGTGGTGGTCTTCCACGATCAGACCTGGGGCAGCGACAAGCTGGTCAAGCGGGTGGTCGGGGTGGGCGGCGACAAGGTGGTCTGCTGCGACGCCCAGGGGCAGCTGACGGTCAACGGCACGTCGATCGACGAGCCCTATCTCCAGCACACCGTGCTGCCGGGCATCGGTGCCGCCCTCGCCTCCTCCACCACCACGGCCGCCACCCCCTTCTCGGTCACGGTGCCGCCCGGGCGGCTCTTCGTGCTGGGTGACAACCGGGTCGGGTCGCTGGACTCCCGGGTGCACCTGGACGAGCTCTCCGGGACGGTGGCGACCTCGGACGTGCTCGGGCGGGTCGAGGCCACCGTGTGGCCGCTGCCGCACGCCGGCCTGCTCGCGGGGACCTCGGCGTTCGACCCGCTCGGCGGGGCGGGCGGTGACCGGAACGGCCCCCTCGAACCGGCCGGCTACGCGATGCTGGTCGGGGCGGCGCTGATCGTGCTGCTCTGCCTGGCCGACTGGGTGGTCGGACGGGCCCGGCGGCTGCGGCGCTGACCCCAGCTGCTGAGACGGGGGAGCTCAGACGGGGGAGCTCAGACGGGCGAGCTCAGACGGGGGAGCTCAGGCGGGGGAGCTCAGGCGGGGGAGCGAGGAGCGATGACAGTGCGGCGGCGCAGGGCGGCGCGGGTGATTCTGCTGGACGAGGCGGACCGGGTGCTGCTGTTCCACGGCTTCGACCCCGCCGAGCCCGCCCTGACCTGGTGGTTCACTCCGGGCGGCGGGCTGGAACCGGGGGAGGGGCCGCGCGAGGCGGCGCTGCGCGAGCTCGCGGAGGAGACCGGGCTGACCACGGTGCGGCTGGGGCCGGTGGTCGCGCTCGACCGGGCCTGCTTCTCCTACGACGGCGAGCAGTACGAGCAGGAGCAGTCGTTCCTGCTCGCACGCACCCCCACGGACGGCACCCAGGACGGCCTGGACTGCTCGGGCAGTCCGGCGGACGAGCAGCCGCAGCTGCGCGAGGCGCGCTGGTGGACGGCGGCGGAGCTGCGGGCCAGCACCGAGACGATCTACCCGGTACGGCTCGCGGAGCTGGTCGAGCAGCTGGTGGCCCAGGGGCCGCCAGTCGTTCCGGTACGGCTCTGAGCGACGGTGTCGTGGTCCACAATGGTCTGGGACCTGACGAACTGAGGGGACGCGTGCATGAGTGCCGAAGATCTCGAAAAGTACGAGACCGAGATGGAGCTCAAGCTCTACCGGGAGTACAAGGATGTCGTCGGCCTGTTCAAGTACGTGATCGAGACCGAACGGCGGTTCTACCTCACCAACGACTACGAGCTGCAGGTGCACTCGGTCCAGGGTGAGGTGTTCTTCGAGGTCTCGATGGCTGACGCCTGGGTGTGGGACATGTACCGGCCGGCCAGATTTGTGCGCAAGGTCAGGGTGCTGACCTTCAAGGACGTCAATGTCGAGGAGCTCGCCAAGAGCGACCTGGAGCTCCCGTCGGACGAGGCGGGCTTTGGCAACTGACGGCTTTGGCAACTGACGCAGGTTCTCCGATGGTGTTGTCGCAGCCGAACGGGTGAGTCCGGTTGTCCACACCCCCGGGGTTGTCCACAGGAATCACGAGGGGTCTACCCGGCCTCGCACCGCGCTGAGAGCCTCCCGGCAGGGAGGTGATCGCCGTGCAGAACGCACAGACTGCCCTCGGCCGCTACGGCGAGGAGGTGGCGGCACGCTGGCTCGGTTCGGGTGGCTTTCGGGTTCTGGAGCGCAACTGGCGCTGCTCGGCCGGTGAGCTCGACATCGTGGTGCTGGACGGCGACACGGTGGCTGTGTGCGAGGTCAAGACCAGATCCGAGCGCGGGTTCCAGGAGCCGGCGGAGGCGATCGGCCCGGCCAAGGCCGAGCGGCTGAGACGGCTGGCCGAGCGCTGGCTGAGCGAGCGCTGGCCGGTGCACTTCGCGCTGCTGGCGCAGGGTGTCGCCGGGCCGTGCCCGGACTCCCCGCCGGGGTGCACCGCGCCGCTGCCACCGGGCGGGGTCCGGATCGACCTGGTCTGCGTGGTCAGCCGGGTCAAGGGCGCCGCGTCGGTCGAGCACCTGCGGGGGGTGATCTGAGATGGCCTTCGCCCGTACCTGCTCGGTGGCCCTGATCGGTGTCGACGGCGTGGTGGTCGAGGTCCAGGCGGACCTCGAGCCGGGTGTCGCCGCCTTCACCCTGGTCGGTCTGCCCGACAAATCACTCAGCGAGGCCCGCGACCGGGTGCGCGCCGCGATCGCCAACAGCGGCGAGAGTTGGCCGCAGCGCAAGCTGACGGTCGGGCTCAGTCCGGCCTCGGTGCCCAAGAGCGGGAGCGGATTCGATCTCGCGGTCGCCTGCGCCGTGCTCGCGGCCGCCGAGCGGCTCCCACCGTCCGCCATCGCCGATCTGCTGATCATCGGCGAGTTGGGGCTGGACGGCAGGGTCAGACCGGTGCGCGGAGTGCTGCCTTCGGTGCTCGCCGCCGCCGAGGCCGGGTACCGCCATGTGGTGGTCGCCGAGCAGACCGCAGCCGAGGCGGCGCTGGTGCCGGGGGTCTCCGTGCTTGGCATCCGCAGCCTGCGCCAACTGATCGCCCTGCTCACCGACCAGCCGGTCCCGGACGAGCCGCCGGACGTGTTCGTCGGCCGACCCGACCCGCTGCTGTCCGGGCTGCTGCTGCCGGGCGCCGCTGTTCGTCGGGGCGTCGTGGAGGCGGAGTTCGGGCCCGACCTGGCGGATGTCGCCGGCCAGTACGAGGCCCGCCAGGCCCTGGAGATCGCGGCGGCGGGTGGCCATCACCTCTACCTGAAGGGGCCGCCGGGCGCGGGCAAGACGATGCTGGCGGAGCGGCTGCCCGGGCTGCTGCCCGCGCTGACCCAGCGCGAGGCGCTGGAGGTGACGGCCGTCCACTCGGTCGCCGGGCTGCTGCCGCCCGGCCGCCCGCTGGTCGACACCCCGCCCTACTGCGCGCCCCACCACTCGACCACCATGCCCGCGATCATCGGCGGCGGCAGCGGTCTGCCCAGGCCGGGCGCCGTCTCGCTGGCCCACCGAGGGGTGCTCTTCCTGGACGAGGCACCGGAGTTCCCGGTCCGGGTGCTCGACGCCCTGCGCCAGCCGCTGGAGTCCGGCGAGGTGGTGATCGCCCGATCGGCCGGCTCGCTCCGACTGCCCGCCAGTTTTCTGCTCTGCCTTGCAGCCAACCCCTGTCCCTGCGGGCGCTATTCGCGGCGCGGCGAGGGGTGCGA
This genomic window contains:
- the rpsP gene encoding 30S ribosomal protein S16; translated protein: MAVKIKLKRLGKIRAPHYRIVIADSRTKRDGRAIEEIGIYQPTYNPSKIEVDTDRAQYWLSVGAQPTEPVLAILKLTGDWQKFKGLPAPAPLLVAEPKVEDFSHLFAKAVAGFEDSTTGVAITPKAKKSDKVEADAETTEA
- a CDS encoding RNA-binding protein, which encodes MIEDALDHLVKGIVEHPDEVQVRSRNLRRGNTIEVRVHPDDLGKVIGRGGRTARALRTVVGALGGRNVRVDLVDADSIR
- the rimM gene encoding ribosome maturation factor RimM (Essential for efficient processing of 16S rRNA) translates to MQLVVGRIGRAHGIKGDVSVEVRTDEPELRLGPGAVLLTDPASAGPLTVESGKVHSGRLLLRFVGVADRNAAEALRNTMLIAEVDPEEMPEDPEEYYDHQLIGLDVLLLDGTPIGELTEVVHLPYQDLLTVERPDGTEVLIPFVSRIVPTVDLENQRVLIDPPGGLIDPENAEDAGDAGSSE
- the trmD gene encoding tRNA (guanosine(37)-N1)-methyltransferase TrmD codes for the protein MRIDVVSIFPEYLEPLNVSLVGKARARGQLDVRLHDLRGWTTDVHRTVDDTPYGGGPGMVMKPEPWGAALDAVLADGPAGLVPTLVVPTPSGVPFTQELAQELAGRPWLAFAPARYEGIDRRVIEEAATRMPVVETSIGDYVLAGGEVAVLVMVEAIARLLPGVLGNAESHRDDSFAPGAMADLLEGPVYTKPAEWRGREVPEVLLSGNHGKIARWRREQAFARTLANRPDLVARWSNGDFDKKDREALSILGLLWDADLGRFRPAVDAVEE
- the rplS gene encoding 50S ribosomal protein L19, whose product is MSNKLAAVDAASLRSDIPAFRAGDTLKVHVRVIEGSRSRVQVFQGVVIRRHGSGIGETFTVRKVSFNVGVERTFPVHTPIVEKIEVVTRGDVRRAKLYYLRDLRGKAAKIKEKRDR
- the lepB gene encoding signal peptidase I, which produces MSTHEPIADRDGSPAPEGAGTPSRSAAVSAEEAESAQERGWRVRDLLAIGGACLLILLLVNAFVAQPFVVPSASMENVLRPGDRLVVNKLAYDFGGRVQRGDVVVFDGTGSFVPEDGEPTGTWPDLHKFGAALGLAPSDGSIFVKRVIAVGGDRVTYHVGDQRLTVNGVPLAESDYLFPGDAPSAVGFDIVVPPGELWMMGDHRSDSSDSRDHLGDPGGGFVPEDKVIGRADWVVFPVGRWTHLKRPAGFAAVSAGGNGGHGNPG
- the lepB gene encoding signal peptidase I; this translates as MGTRGRGSEELLEKPAGERGRERGRAQRRRTARRASRRVKRSLVRELPLVGVVALLIALALKTFFVQVFVIPSGSMEQTIQIGDRVLVDKLTPWFGSRPQRGDVVVFKDPGGWLANEPVPSSGGPLGRGIQQAFSYVGLLPSNGEQDLIKRVIGVAGDSVACCDRQGRITVNGTAIDEPYLAAGNPPSRIPFQVKVPPNSLWVMGDHRDVSADSRYHMGNPGGGSVPVKDVVGRAFLIGWPLGRVQQIPAGPAARPVASAAASAAPRDGPGGDPQFAASRPDLLEPSLVMGMLGVPPAIARRRRGKRAGSPRAARRRTARVFRARPPAG
- the lepB gene encoding signal peptidase I, with protein sequence MGDLVIGARAGAGEPEGSGNHAAQSTESAEPSEPADESAGGRGGQAEVPEEPVEREKPPGERTKQRSFWKELPILVGIALVLALVIKTFFVQAFSIPSESMQNTLQVGDRVLVDKLTPWFGSTPDRGEVVVFHDPGGWLADEPSSQSSNTVIRGVQDVLSFIGLMPAANEKDLIKRVVGVGGDTVECDGTGPLKVNGVALNEPYVYPGATACGTKPFGPIKVPPNSLWVMGDHRDDSLDSRFHMDQPGGGSVPDKDVVGRAFVVAWPLNRWSTLPIPSTFSQPGISTQAQGLVPPVAVAAGSLPIAWWVRRKRRD
- the lepB gene encoding signal peptidase I is translated as MSRLAEATTGPAAGSPKRSRSGGAAVLQGVALALGLVLLVGGFATIALDYRPYSVPTGSMEPTIGAGDTVLARAGGGSGVRRGDVVVFHDQTWGSDKLVKRVVGVGGDKVVCCDAQGQLTVNGTSIDEPYLQHTVLPGIGAALASSTTTAATPFSVTVPPGRLFVLGDNRVGSLDSRVHLDELSGTVATSDVLGRVEATVWPLPHAGLLAGTSAFDPLGGAGGDRNGPLEPAGYAMLVGAALIVLLCLADWVVGRARRLRR
- a CDS encoding NUDIX domain-containing protein → MTVRRRRAARVILLDEADRVLLFHGFDPAEPALTWWFTPGGGLEPGEGPREAALRELAEETGLTTVRLGPVVALDRACFSYDGEQYEQEQSFLLARTPTDGTQDGLDCSGSPADEQPQLREARWWTAAELRASTETIYPVRLAELVEQLVAQGPPVVPVRL
- a CDS encoding DUF2469 domain-containing protein, with the translated sequence MSAEDLEKYETEMELKLYREYKDVVGLFKYVIETERRFYLTNDYELQVHSVQGEVFFEVSMADAWVWDMYRPARFVRKVRVLTFKDVNVEELAKSDLELPSDEAGFGN
- a CDS encoding YraN family protein; this encodes MIAVQNAQTALGRYGEEVAARWLGSGGFRVLERNWRCSAGELDIVVLDGDTVAVCEVKTRSERGFQEPAEAIGPAKAERLRRLAERWLSERWPVHFALLAQGVAGPCPDSPPGCTAPLPPGGVRIDLVCVVSRVKGAASVEHLRGVI
- a CDS encoding YifB family Mg chelatase-like AAA ATPase; the encoded protein is MAFARTCSVALIGVDGVVVEVQADLEPGVAAFTLVGLPDKSLSEARDRVRAAIANSGESWPQRKLTVGLSPASVPKSGSGFDLAVACAVLAAAERLPPSAIADLLIIGELGLDGRVRPVRGVLPSVLAAAEAGYRHVVVAEQTAAEAALVPGVSVLGIRSLRQLIALLTDQPVPDEPPDVFVGRPDPLLSGLLLPGAAVRRGVVEAEFGPDLADVAGQYEARQALEIAAAGGHHLYLKGPPGAGKTMLAERLPGLLPALTQREALEVTAVHSVAGLLPPGRPLVDTPPYCAPHHSTTMPAIIGGGSGLPRPGAVSLAHRGVLFLDEAPEFPVRVLDALRQPLESGEVVIARSAGSLRLPASFLLCLAANPCPCGRYSRRGEGCDCTPAMVSRYQGRLSGPLLDRVDLRVQVDPVTRAELLDRGSSAESTAVVAERVRAARERAAARFEGTPWRTNCEVPGRELRSRWRPDADALGDAERELERGMLTARGLDRVLRVAWTVADLAGRDAPGRSELRTALVLRRGFPTGLPLQGPSREPRC